A stretch of DNA from Telopea speciosissima isolate NSW1024214 ecotype Mountain lineage unplaced genomic scaffold, Tspe_v1 Tspe_v1.0050, whole genome shotgun sequence:
GGCGGGACTACACCATTAAACAAAATAATGAGTTCTTCTAGTATCAAACCAGCTTTCCAGCATCATTATTTCTTCTACTTGTCCTTTCAATTTCAATGCATAAGCAGGCATGGGAAACGAGGACATATATGGAATTTTGTTCTTACCATTGAAACTGGGGAGATCAATTTTCCAGTATATATCTACTAAAGAGTGTACATGTTGAGTAAATCAATATATAACATAAGAGATTAATTCATCTATCTATGGATCTGAAAATGACAACAATGACGGGGTGAAGAAGATTCCAACACCAAAAAGAATTGTATGGTTTCATCTTTCATGTCATCTCctgcaaaaaaaagaaattcaattgcaTTAATCACCTATCACTTCTGGTTTAGGTCAACACAAtagacaattttttttataggcCAATTTGGGCTCTGCCCCCACAAATATGCCTCAAGTAGGTACAGAAGGATGTTAAACTTCATTGTTGAGATTATCCATTTCGTACATCAAATAATGATCCTCTGGAATAACAATAGACTAGTGTGCTTATCCACATCAGCCCATTGACTGTCATACATACCCTTTTTCACTATAACAATCCCTaaattccccccccctctctctctctctctctctctctctctctctctctctctctctattttccaATAAACAAAGCTGAGAAGTGAAAACCCAtgcaccccccaaaaaaaaaaaaaaaaaacaaaaaacaattaatATCATAAAGGGGCTCTTCTCCTTTTACACTTTACTATGATTCTTGACTGATCACAAAAAAGCTAGCCTATGTCCAGAAAAAATTTGAGAGGAGTAGCTTTGAATGAAGAACTTAATCCTCATAACAAAGTGCACATAGAAGTTTGGGCATCATATGTCAGCTTTTATCCTAAGGTGATTttatccatgttgatgcttgtgagttgtgaaaaaagagaagagtcCTGCTGATTTTCGTTTCTATCActatattaaaattgaaattactCACTGCTGTTATTTATCATCTGACAGTAGTTTTCATTCCTCATCGCTATCAAAAACAACTGCCATTCGGCGATGGGTCGTCGCCTTTCTAGGAGGAGACTCTACATCCGATTCAATCTCCTTGCGCTTGAGGCCACCCCCAGATTCCCTACTCCTTTGCCTTGGTTCCTGCAACAGAGACCAGTAAACTGATATTATACACACACCAAAACAAAGATCAGTTTTGGAAAGCAACTCAGAACTTGACATGTTTGCACAGGGACAAGCTGACCCGGCTCCCTGGGTGCTGGGTTAATGAATGTGGGTGTTTTGCAGGGGATGGGGAAGGGCACAAGACAAAATAATAGTCCAAGCGAAGTAAAAAAATGATGTGGCCAACCCAGTCTGTCCATCAGATAACAACCTAATGCCAGATGCTGAAGTTTGTAAAATTCTACTAACAAGAGTTCCAGAAAATAGGACTTAGTTTTAGCACAATACTGAGTTATCAATTGACAGCAACAAGTGGAGTCCTTCCGTTAACCAATTTTGCCAAATGGAAGACTCCTCTGTAACTTAGCTGTTTGCCAGGTCACTTGACAAGCAAAGCAGTAGAGAGAATGGTCAGTTTGGTGGTAAAGAGTATTGATATACTGTCCAAAGACATGAGTGCAAGTCCGCTTACATCCTCTAACTTTGAAGTTAAGATCAAACCCAGCCCCAACCAAACAAATCTAGGTCAGTTTAGATTTAGCGACCATGTGTGGCCCTATTTTGAACTGGATTACTGATGACAGTTCACTCTCTAGGATTGGCAGAACCCACCCAACCAGCACTGCAATGTGCACCCAAACTTGAACACCATGAATAAACAGAAAGGAGAGCACCAGCCATGCACCAAGGTATAGGTCTGGCTGTGATAAGGAATCTACAATGCAGAAGTCAGCAAGTATACAGAATAAGCATTTCATAAACAGTTACAATCAAAGAGTAGGTCAACTACCAAACGAAGATGCCTTCTACCGAGACACCCTCtagtttttatcttttcttcctttttttttaattaagaacCACCGAGTTAAACAGACATGCATAGTGTCCGAATTGGGTCAATTAAATGTTTTAGGCATCCTTGGTTGGAAATACCAAACTGAGCATCGCACTCCACCTTGAACAGTGCATGTACGCATAAGCAAAATGTCAAGGGTAATAGttattcacacacacacaaaaaaaagataagagaacAACGAGATGCAGACCTCAGCTTCCTCCTCTGATTCTTCATTTGCACCTGTGTCCTCTTCatcctgttcttcctcttcttcatcttcatgcTCTGGCTCCTCTTCCCTCTTATGTGGAGGAGACTTCTCACCTTCATCCTCATCACTTTCATACTCAGACTCCTCTCTCTCACTGTCAGAGAAATCAACAGGACGCCGAGAGGATCGAATTGATTGGAAGGATGATTTCCGAGGGATGTCTTTGTGAACCTGTGACTGCTAAGCCAAGCATGGATTTAAAATTTCCAAATATAAttcaaaggggagggggggggttgcAAAGTAGTGGATGATATGTTGCAAGAGTCCACAGGAAGTACCCGTTTCGCATTCATAATGCGCTTCTCAGCTTGTGCTTCAACTTCCAGGTCTTCCTCAAAGCGATGGCGAGCAGCTGAGCGACGAGGTTCATGATCATCCTCATCCtgagcaagaaaaaaaaagcaagcTGGACTATTAGTGTGATAGTTGGAAGAACACCTTCCGATACAGTATTGAACCTATACATTATCTAAAGCCCTGAAAACAAAGCAGGAGGCTCAAAAAACTTGGGCAGatcaaattatcaaaaaaaatttaatttgagCATAATGTCTTCAACTGTCAaaatttcatcaaggagaaaatataATGACATTGATAAGACTAACTGAAATATAAAGCACTACTGCCAATGCAAGTATAaatgagagacagagagacgtGGCAGACCTCATCAAGTGCTTCCTCTAAGAACCCAGGTGAAAGTTGACGTCCCCTTTCTACCGTTTGTGTATATTTCCTGCTCACCTTTTCCCTCTTGCGATGGAGAAGTTCATTAGCTCTAATTGTTTGACCTACAGCCTGTAAAAGAAACCATAAAATTTGCAGAATCTGCAATGACCCATATATCCCTAGGACTTATTTGTAATCTCAAAACATAGAGCTGATATGAAATGTCAGTTCTATCACAACATTATTTAACCCCAATACCAGACAATTTATAATATTAGGAGCTCAAAGCCAAAACTTGGATgcccaaaccaaaacaaatcagTTGACCCAAGTTCCAAGTCAACAGCAGGTTGTAGAAGATCTAACAACCAAGAGTCCATGCTaaccttttctttctcctccttctcccttTCTGGATCAATGTCCGTGACACAGTTCTTAACCTTGTAGACCTTTTTGTGTCGTGAGTCAACAAGAGCAGTTAATAACCGATGAGAATTTGACAACAAGGATGATGGCATAAACCTCATCTTCCTTGAAAGCCTCCCTTGTGATTGCAGGATTCCCTACATTGTTAACACAAGAAAATCAATCATAGGTTTCAAATCAATATTCCCAGCAATAAATACCCACAATCCTGATGAAGAGTTTCTGAAAAAACATTTTCATATGGGCATATCGTTGCTACCacatgaaactcaaatcaaagTGCAACTCAAATAGGGAATGAGAGTGTTTCCTATTTTTCTAAGATGCTCTTAAACTTTGAGCCTCTTAATTATAGCCTAGGAGATTACCCACATCCAAGGCAGTGTTCCTCCAAACTCTTAGAGATCTCCTTGACCATAAGGGGATAGAGTAGATAATAGCTATGGAATGGAGGTAGACTCTATCAAGGAACCAAGACTAAGAATGAGGTGGATTCCAATTCCAATGGTAACCTCCATCATGCTGTCAAGGTAATTGGAATAGTTTAGGCAAGTCTCTTAGTCGACAATAGCGAGATAAGGCCAAATCACAAGCCAGACATCTTGGACTCAAGAGTCCAAAACTCTGTAAATACCTAGCAACATGAGATTGAATCATGACATACTGCCTAAGACACAAATATAATTTGCACAGGCCAATACAATAACGAAAAAAGGATCTTCGCATGGTCCAAAAAGGAATAGCTTCCTATGCAGCCCACCTAGTTGTGCAAAATGAAAGGATTTTGTATGCCTTTAAATTGAAACATGAAACATCACTAtccaacataaaaataaaaattttgtttgatagaTGATCAGAGGTCCAAACAAACGGTCTCAATGCTAATCACAATTTCCTAAAGACAACATCCACTATGTGTAACTTTAACTACATCACATCCAAGATAAACTTAATGACTGCTTTGTCCAGATTTATACAATTCTGGGCTACATGTCAAACTATGATACATAGGAAGCATCATCCCCAATACTTCTGGTGAATGTCACATTTGAATGTACTGAAGCTATAAGCAATACAAACAAGACCCCcaacaatttaaaataaaagtgtAGCAGTATTACATCATCAAACAATcaatagaaggaagaaggaaaagagagaagagaagagaaagtggAGAAGTAGAGGAAATCgatggagagagaaaaacaGAAACTCAAGCTAGGCTTGATAGTCCTACCATGAGCAAGCATCTTCATTTATCAGGTCAAAACAATATAAAAACAAGATTACCTCATGTTAGTATAACATAGGAGCATACTACTCTTaaataaaacagaaagaaagaaaccccaTAATACCCCAACCGAAAGGAGTATACAACACCCCTTTCGGTAGGACAGAAATTACAAGaaatttaacactccccctcaagctggaggaTATACATCACCTATGCCCAGCTTGAAACACCCAATCAGTAGGAGGGAAATTACAAGAAACTTAACAAGgaactaaaattcaaaaacaaaaacatttttAGCAAATTTTGGCTTTTCAAAAGAGGCAATTTAGATCAAAGCTTCCTCAAATCCATAAGACGAAGATTTGGACCTTAGCCTCAAAGGCAATCATGGATGGGAAAACCTCAACAGATTTTTGGACATGGTAAGAGGCATAAAATTTCTCAGAGCATAATGATCAAGAGATCTGAAGCAACCTTTCCATGTCGAAGGAAAAGATGAGCTTGATCGTGCTGCGCATCTTGCACTGATATATCCAGAACTTCATTGCCAATTAACAACTGCAAACTGCCATCTGACCACCTTACAAAGCGTGCATTGCTCTCATACTGCATAAAGGAACTGTTATGAAACACTCattcaaaaataaacaaataatgtCATAATTGAGCATAAAGTTTATGTTTGTCTATACTGAAGGATTATTACCAATATCAATAATTTAAATTTAAGTAATCAATTGGAGCAGGAAAATCCAAATGGATATCATGATAGGGACCAGAGATATTAGAATAGGTGACAGGTAGTTCCAGAACTATGAGCCTAGAACCCAGTAAGCAATACACTTGTTAATCTAAAAACTGATGTTATTCATAGACAATGTGACTTAATAACGTTGCAGTTAGATGCTGATATTGGGCAGTACTTGATACTTTGGGCTTGAGTGACTAAACAGTTTATTTGAATTGATAGAAGTACTTTTTCTTCCAACTGGTAGTCCTTACTCTATGGCTATTTCTTTAAGTTTGTATAGAAAGTACAGTAGAAAGTaacagtttattttttatttttttttgcaaatgtATTATTTACAAAAAGGTTATGAAGGAAATACTCTAGAGCTATTAGTCAGAACTGTtaccttcacataatgaatcAAATTTCTTTCCACCATGACCATTAGTTAAGATGGCCTACTGTATGTAAACTTTAAATTACTCTAATCAATTTAAACTTGAACTTACTCCAATaaattttgaccaaaatcaatgaaaattattGGATTTCAGCCATTATTGGAATCAAAATACTTGTGATTTTAAACATTAATTTCTCCAAGTGATGGTTTCATGTCCAAACATTAACTCGTAAGATAATCAATGTAAAGAGGTTTAACCATCATACATCATAAATTATGGGATAAATATTAAAAGGGGGGGATGACCTTAACCTATGCAAAGAAAATTGCAATGCCAAACCGAAATGACCatcatgctctctctctctctcacacacacacatgcacggAAGTCTTCATGTTCACAAATGAGCATATTGTTCTGAATCCTTTGGCAGACTCTCTCTTTGTCCTTCAATGAAAACTTGATATTGTCCTCTGCTTGTTGCTGCCGGTCAGCCACCATTATCTTTCCAAGTAGGTaggaactttttcttttttgttgcgATTAGGCACTACTTACAGTCTGGGCCAAGTACATTTGGTAACAAGCATCCCTGTGAATGCCCCATAGTCTAGGCGACCCTAGAAGTTggaagaggggaaaaaatcaaggtgacaccaacaaggcgcctaAGCGACCAAGGCACCCTTCAAGCAaaaaggcgcctggacgccaagATGACGCCTTGACGAGTATGGACCAATTCATAGTGAAATGGTCTTCTTTCAATATCAAAGCAAGatccagaaaaaaataataataataatttggtATAAGATCGAGAAAAGGTATCAAGGGATCAGTCTGGGTCTGTATATCCGATTTGCTTTCCATCATCCCCAATTTCCAAGGGAAACATTTTTCCCACCTCCATCGGAACTAGTTTGAGATCATAAAGGTATTTGGTGTTTGCTTTTCATGTATTTTCAGGTTTGAGCCCCACATCTACCCCTCTTTCTTTGATCTCTGAGTATGGAACCAATTATTTGCTTTTCAGGAATTTaaccaaaagaaaatatttattaaTCATCCATCGTGCAGCGAGGATAAGGGGTGAAGCAAGGAAAATGCTAATACAACTCTAGGAGttcctttgttttttcaaatACACAAATTAAGGGAagttcctttatttttttcaaatacaCAAACTTAAGGGCTAAGAGCACCATTTATCATCGAACATTATCCATTGCTGGCGATTAGTGTCAAAAGGGAAGGATTCTTTGCCCGAGCTGAAGAtggtggagaagagagagaacagcggtaaaaaatgagaaggagaagatggcAACATAGTTTAAGGAGATGATGGCATGTAAATGAAAATACTATGTACTGAGAATGGCACTTTTGGAATATTTTTATAATAGGTAATGGGCCTAAGCCTGTTCCAGTAATAAGAATGGCACTTTTGGAATATTTTTATAATAGGTAATGGGCCTAAGCCTGTTCCATTAAGGAGTTGGGGATTAGGCCAACATTATAGAATTGGAGAAAGAGGCAGAGCCATTATTTTGTGTCAGAgctgatgcagataagtcacctaaagggcttattttattgaaaataagctttgggttgggttatgtaggtgttgggcttttgatcccattcGTTTACTTTGTTATCGgccattttttttatgagtagaaagtaggaaaacaggATTTTCTACATTaatttagttagagtcctgttttgaatcagtttctttcattattttagtttcctagtcagcttttgttaccttattagttaaggattgggttaggccttccCCTTTTAGTGTTTtcagtctgtttttgagtcttctatataagtatGTAAGGGGCTACaaccttgtacacgaatttgattaatgaaatattggcttgagccttttcttttattctgcGAGACTCAGATGGTTGTGAGATACCTATGGGTGAGAGGCCCGGGAGACAGTGCGAGACTCAATCCAATTCTATCCtaccttattttatctttttctaatgtttttttattttccaatcgATTCTGTGGGAGATCTGTATTCTGAAGTCTACTGCAATCTAAGGCCTAACTACAGTGCTGGAATTCTGTAACCAGTTAATACAAGAAGCCCTATTGAGTTCCAATCCATTGCTGATTGAAGACCCCTCAAAATAGCGTATGTGGATCAGTTTTCTATGGTGTTTTGCTGAAGATCTCCACTGCTAGACAGtacatcgatcctactgtagggttggttcttagttgaactagCTTCTACATTAAGAGCCCTCAGCCCTGCCTTGTGTATGCAATTCTCTTCATGTTGATCAAGGTCAGACTCCCTATTAAAAAAGATTATCATAATGGAAAATGAAGAAGTTCAGGTTGTTAGAATCCTCATGCTAACTTGGACTTTGGCCTAACCATCTGAAAGACTTGTTAGTCGAGAACTGCTGAAGAAGTCAAAGAACCATCTGAACCATCCATTGAACCAGGCAGTTGAACAACACATAGTTCCAAGACAAAGTGACTTATTTGCAGGATAAGAATATGTACTTCAAAGTTTAACCGGGCTGAACTGTATGAGCCCTAAATTAATCAGTATTATACAGTTCAATGCACAGGTTTAGGTTTATAAATAATTAATCGATTTTTATATGCACATATCATATACTGCATAGCATTTAATACTAAAAGTCTCCACTTACAGAAGTTGTTCCATCTGGATTGCGTACACTCCTCCAGCGAACAATATTGTTTTCCAAGCGGATACGTTTCTTAGACCCAGATTCATCTGTCTCAAACATATCTTCTTCCACGTATGTCTTAGGATCAAATGGCTTTGGTTCAACGCCCATTATGTTAGAAACTTTGATCATGTTCATCTGCAATTTAGAATATAGATTCAATATTAAATTTTCAATCAAAGTCATGATCTAGGGATGCTTGTTGAGTATCGATCAAGTGTTAGCACAAGTTACATTAGAGCAGCAATAAATAAGTTTTCCAAAGATCCCTAGCACAGAGtaacaagattttttttaaaaataaaaagaaatggaaGACCCGATATATGAAATAAGTACGTTCAAATATCCAAATAGGAATAAGAATCACTTCACTTTCATatatcaataaatcaaaaaatagtAAATGCCTGTTTGGACCCTTGCCATTCAAGAGTACGCTATTTAATGTATTCTGCCACTTTTTTCTGTTGGATTCTTGTCATTAAATGAATTATAGTTTTCTAAATCTAAAATCTAGCTACATCAACATTTTGCTATTTAACGACCCTATTGTGCTCCATCCACAATGAATTTAACAGGTTGATAATTCGGAGGGATCTAATATATTGTGTCAAAATTTCAAGCCCAGGGGTGGATTGCATGCAGATCTACTATAATCACGGGTTGATCATTATTAGTGGCTTCATAGTTGCAGGTTCTATGTTAGTCCTGCATCACAGGAACAAGTACAAAACCAAGGTGGGCCATCCAAACAACAGCTACTAAAACAAAAACTTACAACAATATTTAATAGGGAAAATTCCAATACAACATTTCATCGCTCTTTTACAGAAGTTTGCCCTTGCTTAGGCAATCGTCCGCAATAGAGTTCGTCAACTGAGGAACCCTATGGAAGGAACAAGGGAACATCAAGGATGCAACAACACTTATTTCTctgatcacatgtgataatcCTCAAGGGCTGTTTAACCGCTTCAAATTAATCTATGATTTTTTAACAGTCCCCTACAGTCATCAAATTCTGGAATTAAGAGTAGAAGTTTGGCCAATGTGAAAGAAAAGCTCATCATCACCACAAGTAGAACCAGTACCCGCGCATGTATTTCCCAAAGCATGTCAAAAAAATCCCCCAATCCCCAAGTTTCAACTAGAATGTCTAATAGACAACTGAAGCTGATATGATAACATTTATCAAACCAAGATGGAGTTGTCTAGACATTTTATATGGCTTATCCATAGATTCCATTTGAGAGATTGGTCTATGATTATTGTATCAGCAGTTGTCCACAAATCATAGAGACATAACACCATCCTAAGTGGTCGGGTGCAGATTATTGTAATTGCACCTTTTTTGCCAAAGAAGGCATAACAACATCACTTCATTCAACCCCCAGGGGGTAGCTTAGTTGGCAAGGACCAAAACatacaattaagaggtcatgagttcaactcttcTTAGGGCCcacctataaaaaaaattcatttcacTCAGATCAAGGGTATCTAATGGGCTTGCATAATTCTAACCGatgaatcaaattaaaaaataccttttttttggagggggggtgGAGAAGgcataaaatagaaaatgatgCCAGATCCACTTGCAAAACAGTAGTGGATGAAGTGTGGTTTGAAGTTTATCCATCCACCAAGCAGGCGATGCATGCGGAGGGGGGATAAAGATAATCATTTGTACCTTGTCTGGAGCACTTCACAAGGATGACCTTCTTGGTTTGGTATTGATCAAgcttagagaagaagaacaagaagaacaatgaagaagaggagagtAACATGTTTGTTATGAAACTCTCACTCGAAGATATATTTCATAATCTTCTTTCAGGTGGTCAGAATAAACCTAAAAGTAGATTATATGACAAGGATGACTAGCAGTATGCAAAGTACATCTCAGCTCTCAAGTAAATAATCTCATACTTacagattttctcaaaatgttttATCTTCTACTATTTTCCAAGGTTCATTGCCTTTCTTCCTGCATTTCAATCATTTTTCCTTCCCTCTTAACTTTGTACTCTCAAACCTTGTCGGATATATTTTAATAAGCAACTATAGCTTAAAAATTATTTCAAGATTATCCTTCTTCCCAGTCTATGCAATCCATTATCTTGCCTACTAGTTACTACAGTACATTTTGCAACTCATGCACGAAATAGCTAGAAATGTattgagaaaaaataaaaatcccatcctaatggcaagaagaagaattagatAAACCTTATCCGGCTGACCAGGGGGTGGTCGCAGGGGGATCTCTAGCTCCAGTGGGGGACCAACTGgtttttctttagttttctgCTCAATGTTATCCTCTTCTGATTCATACTGGGCATCTTCATCTGGCACTACATCTTCTGGCCTCAAATTCTTGTCATAGCTTCCTTCCTCTTCGACAGGTGATCTCTAATAGAGGAACACATTTAGGTTATGGAAACAGATCGATGTAATTCTGGACAACACACAATGAagaatttcaattttaaaaaaaataaaggtagtTTCTCATACCACACTCATCGGTGACTCTGGCTCGAGGTTATTTTGGATTGCATATTCTGCTGGTTCTTCCTCATCAGAATCACCAAAGACATCACGGATCTCAGCCGCTGATTGTGAAATGTGtgtctctcctttttcctcacTAGGTGACCTACTGCAGAAAAGCAAAGTCACATGTACTCgttaattaataagtaaatgTTTTGTCACCATTTTAGTAGATATAGATGAGCAATCTCAGTAAATCAAAACATCCACCCTTGGCCCTTCATGTAAAGAGAAATGTAAGAGTGACGAGTAGCTCCAAGAACAGTACAAGATGCACATCAAGTGCACTCACAGTGCCACACCAGTTACTTTGGGACAAGAAGCAACCAACAGGATGGATAGATATGTGGAATCTAAGAATAGGCGGTGGAAAATAGAAAACAAGCATATGCCACTACAAGAACATCTTGTTCCATTGGCACCATACGTCTGCTAATACCCTAACTGATGCTCTTACAAGAGTGGGGATGACTAGAAAGGAAGTCCTTGTGAGCCCTTATCATGCAGGGCTGATTTTGAGATTTATTTGGGCAgccattttttttggtaaggggATCCTTATGGCTGTAATGTTTCTCTTGCCTGTTTGGGCACTGCATTATGGCTGTAATGTTTATCTTAATTGCTTGGGCACTACTCTTTGAGTTTATGACTCCATTTGTATATATCCTGCTTTGGCAGCCTTTCATTTGATTGAATAACTagtcttctaaaaaaaataaaaactgctTGTCTATTGAATCTaggaaaagcaagaaaactCAGCTGCCAAGAGAAGTTTTTCACCATATAGTGGGAAAATCAAAGGATGTTAGAAAACCGAAAATGATATAGAGTATTGGGTATAGCCTGAATGTTCAAGTATACAAACCCTTAATTGAACTGCTACCAAAATCTCATGTCTATTCAACCTTATCCACTGCCCAAAAAGTATCAGCGTGTTGGAATTCTTATAATATCCGCAACATGCAAGTCCCTGCTTTATTTGGCAGGGCTTCGTAATTGTATCGTGCTTATAtgttccctctccccccccccccccaccttttctttcctttggtaa
This window harbors:
- the LOC122647444 gene encoding protein LEO1 homolog isoform X3; translation: MGEEKRHQMMQNLFGDQSEEEEEEEEVDSEHESNRRPDYLSDEGEGGGELEGEGEVEGQGEAEVESDVELHDVEPDPGESEGERAQSSPERDVSDQRAESEGKEADSDEQEEYGQRVVTSRRREVIDSESERSENQYVDNEDEEVDQARRPRSPSEEKGETHISQSAAEIRDVFGDSDEEEPAEYAIQNNLEPESPMSVRSPVEEEGSYDKNLRPEDVVPDEDAQYESEEDNIEQKTKEKPVGPPLELEIPLRPPPGQPDKMNMIKVSNIMGVEPKPFDPKTYVEEDMFETDESGSKKRIRLENNIVRWRSVRNPDGTTSYESNARFVRWSDGSLQLLIGNEVLDISVQDAQHDQAHLFLRHGKGILQSQGRLSRKMRFMPSSLLSNSHRLLTALVDSRHKKVYKVKNCVTDIDPEREKEEKEKAVGQTIRANELLHRKREKVSRKYTQTVERGRQLSPGFLEEALDEDEDDHEPRRSAARHRFEEDLEVEAQAEKRIMNAKRQSQVHKDIPRKSSFQSIRSSRRPVDFSDSEREESEYESDEDEGEKSPPHKREEEPEHEDEEEEEQDEEDTGANEESEEEAEEPRQRSRESGGGLKRKEIESDVESPPRKATTHRRMAVVFDSDEE
- the LOC122647444 gene encoding protein LEO1 homolog isoform X4 is translated as MGEEKRHQMMQNLFGDQSEEEEEEEEVDSEHESNRRPDYLSDEGEGGGELEGEGEVEGQGEAEVESDVELHDVEPDPGESEGERAQSSPERDVSDQRAESEGKEADSDEQEEYGQRVVTSRRREVIDSESERSENQYVDNEDEEVDQARRPSRSPSEEKGETHISQSAAEIRDVFGDSDEEEPAEYAIQNNLEPESPMSVRSPVEEEGSYDKNLRPEDVVPDEDAQYESEEDNIEQKTKEKPVGPPLELEIPLRPPPGQPDKMNMIKVSNIMGVEPKPFDPKTYVEEDMFETDESGSKKRIRLENNIVRWRSVRNPDGTTSYESNARFVRWSDGSLQLLIGNEVLDISVQDAQHDQAHLFLRHGKGILQSQGRLSRKMRFMPSSLLSNSHRLLTALVDSRHKKVYKVKNCVTDIDPEREKEEKEKAVGQTIRANELLHRKREKVSRKYTQTVERGRQLSPGFLEEALDEDEDDHEPRRSAARHRFEEDLEVEAQAEKRIMNAKRVHKDIPRKSSFQSIRSSRRPVDFSDSEREESEYESDEDEGEKSPPHKREEEPEHEDEEEEEQDEEDTGANEESEEEAEEPRQRSRESGGGLKRKEIESDVESPPRKATTHRRMAVVFDSDEE
- the LOC122647444 gene encoding protein LEO1 homolog isoform X6 produces the protein MGEEKRHQMMQNLFGDQSEEEEEEEEVDSEHESNRRPDYLSDEGEGGGELEGEGEVEGQGEAEVESDVELHDVEPDPGESEGERAQSSPERDVSDQRAESEGKEADSDEQEEYGQRVVTSRRREVIDSESERSENQYVDNEDEEVDQARRPSRSPSEEKGETHISQSAAEIRDVFGDSDEEEPAEYAIQNNLEPESPMSVRSPVEEEGSYDKNLRPEDVVPDEDAQYESEEDNIEQKTKEKPVGPPLELEIPLRPPPGQPDKMNMIKVSNIMGVEPKPFDPKTYVEEDMFETDESGSKKRIRLENNIVRWRSVRNPDGTTSYESNARFVRWSDGSLQLLIGNEVLDISVQDAQHDQAHLFLRHGKGILQSQGRLSRKMRFMPSSLLSNSHRLLTALVDSRHKKVYKVKNCVTDIDPEREKEEKEKAVGQTIRANELLHRKREKVSRKYTQTVERGRQLSPGFLEEALDEDEDDHEPRRSAARHRFEEDLEVEAQAEKRIMNAKRQSQVHKDIPRKSSFQSIRSSRRPVDFSDSEREESEYESDEDEGEKSPPHKREEEPEHEDEEEEEQDEEDTGANEESEEPRQRSRESGGGLKRKEIESDVESPPRKATTHRRMAVVFDSDEE
- the LOC122647444 gene encoding protein LEO1 homolog isoform X7, with protein sequence MGEEKRHQMMQNLFGDQSEEEEEEEEVDSEHESNRRPDYLSDEGEGGGELEGEGEVEGQGEAEVESDVELHDVEPDPGESEGERAQSSPERDVSDQRAESEGKEADSDEQEEYGQRVVTSRRREVIDSESERSENQYVDNEDEEVDQARRPRSPSEEKGETHISQSAAEIRDVFGDSDEEEPAEYAIQNNLEPESPMSVRSPVEEEGSYDKNLRPEDVVPDEDAQYESEEDNIEQKTKEKPVGPPLELEIPLRPPPGQPDKMNMIKVSNIMGVEPKPFDPKTYVEEDMFETDESGSKKRIRLENNIVRWRSVRNPDGTTSYESNARFVRWSDGSLQLLIGNEVLDISVQDAQHDQAHLFLRHGKGILQSQGRLSRKMRFMPSSLLSNSHRLLTALVDSRHKKVYKVKNCVTDIDPEREKEEKEKAVGQTIRANELLHRKREKVSRKYTQTVERGRQLSPGFLEEALDEDEDDHEPRRSAARHRFEEDLEVEAQAEKRIMNAKRVHKDIPRKSSFQSIRSSRRPVDFSDSEREESEYESDEDEGEKSPPHKREEEPEHEDEEEEEQDEEDTGANEESEEEAEEPRQRSRESGGGLKRKEIESDVESPPRKATTHRRMAVVFDSDEE
- the LOC122647444 gene encoding protein LEO1 homolog isoform X5 — translated: MGEEKRHQMMQNLFGDQSEEEEEEEEVDSEHESNRRPDYLSDEGEGGGELEGEGEVEGQGEAEVESDVELHDVEPDPGESEGERAQSSPERDVSDQRAESEGKEADSDEQEEYGQRVVTSRRREVIDSESERSENQYVDNEDEEVDQARRPSRSPSEEKGETHISQSAAEIRDVFGDSDEEEPAEYAIQNNLEPESPRSPVEEEGSYDKNLRPEDVVPDEDAQYESEEDNIEQKTKEKPVGPPLELEIPLRPPPGQPDKMNMIKVSNIMGVEPKPFDPKTYVEEDMFETDESGSKKRIRLENNIVRWRSVRNPDGTTSYESNARFVRWSDGSLQLLIGNEVLDISVQDAQHDQAHLFLRHGKGILQSQGRLSRKMRFMPSSLLSNSHRLLTALVDSRHKKVYKVKNCVTDIDPEREKEEKEKAVGQTIRANELLHRKREKVSRKYTQTVERGRQLSPGFLEEALDEDEDDHEPRRSAARHRFEEDLEVEAQAEKRIMNAKRQSQVHKDIPRKSSFQSIRSSRRPVDFSDSEREESEYESDEDEGEKSPPHKREEEPEHEDEEEEEQDEEDTGANEESEEEAEEPRQRSRESGGGLKRKEIESDVESPPRKATTHRRMAVVFDSDEE